A region from the Deltaproteobacteria bacterium genome encodes:
- a CDS encoding DUF4159 domain-containing protein → MAQEKEPPEFQFGFLKVPGGQNSPRDNGFSRLGWEIRKRTSIASSLDVLPVDPNTDSIFKVPFVLWQGEEAFPPLSPVAVGQMRQFLSRGGTLLIDLSDGNLGGPFDQSVRRDLARILPGENLKRVAPDHVLYKSFFLLERHGGRIKSRAHLEGMTTDGRLSVIHYANDMSGAMARDEFGSWRYTMSSGGESAREMTYRLGINLVMYALCLDYKEDQVHIPFILQRRR, encoded by the coding sequence TTGGCTCAAGAAAAAGAGCCACCAGAGTTCCAATTTGGCTTTCTCAAGGTTCCCGGAGGCCAAAATTCTCCCCGAGACAACGGGTTCAGCCGCCTCGGTTGGGAAATTCGCAAGCGAACCAGCATCGCCTCATCGCTCGATGTGCTGCCCGTTGACCCCAACACTGACAGTATATTTAAGGTGCCTTTCGTGCTCTGGCAGGGAGAGGAAGCTTTTCCACCATTGAGTCCCGTGGCTGTTGGCCAAATGCGGCAATTTTTATCCCGCGGCGGTACACTCTTGATCGACCTAAGCGACGGGAACCTCGGCGGCCCGTTTGACCAAAGTGTACGCCGGGACCTCGCTCGAATCTTGCCCGGTGAAAATCTTAAACGCGTGGCTCCAGACCACGTTCTCTACAAGAGTTTTTTCTTACTCGAACGCCACGGCGGCCGCATTAAAAGCAGAGCTCACCTCGAGGGCATGACCACCGACGGCCGACTTTCCGTGATCCACTACGCCAACGATATGAGCGGAGCGATGGCTCGCGACGAATTCGGTTCTTGGCGCTACACGATGAGCAGTGGAGGCGAAAGTGCCCGAGAAATGACGTACCGCTTAGGCATCAACTTGGTCATGTATGCTTTGTGCCTCGACTACAAAGAAGACCAAGTCCATATCCCCTTTATTTTGCAGAGACGTCGGTGA